A portion of the Polaribacter cellanae genome contains these proteins:
- the ahcY gene encoding adenosylhomocysteinase, which yields MSTNTAYVPFKVKDISLADWGRKEIELAEAEMPGLMSLREEYGDSQPLKGARIAGCLHMTIQTAVLIETLQALGAEVTWSSCNIFSTQDQAAAAIAATGTPVYAWKGMNEEEFDWCIEQTLFFGEDKKPLNMILDDGGDLTNMVLDRYPELAAEINGLSEETTTGVHRLYERVKNGTLPMPAININDSVTKSKFDNKYGCKESAVDAIRRATDIMLAGKRVTVCGYGDVGKGTAASFKGAGSIVTVTEIDPICALQAAMDGFEVKKLETVVATSDIIITTTGNKGIVRGEHFEAMKDKVIVCNIGHFDNEIDVPYLNANSKKVEIKPQVDKYNINGKDIILLAEGRLVNLGCATGHPSFVMSNSFTNQTLAQIELWNNAAAYENKVYMLPKHLDEKVAKLHLAKIGVELTELSKEQANYIGVTVEGPYKPEHYRY from the coding sequence ATGAGCACAAATACAGCATACGTTCCATTTAAAGTTAAAGATATTTCTTTGGCAGATTGGGGAAGAAAAGAAATTGAATTGGCAGAAGCAGAAATGCCAGGATTAATGAGTTTAAGAGAAGAGTATGGAGATAGCCAACCTTTAAAAGGAGCAAGAATTGCTGGTTGTTTGCATATGACCATTCAAACTGCGGTTTTAATAGAAACTTTACAAGCTTTAGGTGCAGAAGTTACTTGGAGTTCTTGCAATATTTTTTCTACTCAAGACCAAGCTGCTGCTGCAATTGCTGCAACAGGAACGCCTGTTTATGCGTGGAAAGGAATGAATGAAGAAGAATTCGATTGGTGTATTGAGCAAACGTTGTTTTTTGGTGAAGACAAAAAACCGTTAAATATGATTTTAGATGATGGTGGAGATTTAACCAATATGGTTTTAGATCGTTATCCAGAATTGGCTGCAGAAATTAATGGATTATCTGAAGAAACTACAACAGGAGTTCACAGATTATATGAGCGTGTAAAAAACGGAACATTGCCAATGCCAGCAATAAATATTAACGATTCTGTTACAAAATCGAAATTCGATAATAAATATGGTTGTAAAGAAAGTGCAGTAGATGCAATTCGTAGAGCAACAGATATTATGTTAGCAGGAAAACGTGTAACTGTTTGTGGTTATGGAGATGTTGGTAAAGGAACAGCAGCTTCTTTTAAAGGAGCAGGTTCAATAGTTACAGTTACAGAAATCGACCCAATTTGTGCATTGCAAGCAGCAATGGATGGTTTCGAAGTAAAGAAATTAGAAACGGTTGTTGCAACTTCCGATATTATTATTACAACAACTGGAAATAAAGGAATTGTTCGTGGAGAACATTTCGAAGCAATGAAAGACAAGGTTATTGTTTGTAATATTGGTCATTTCGATAACGAAATTGATGTTCCTTATTTAAACGCAAACAGCAAAAAAGTTGAAATTAAACCACAGGTAGACAAATATAACATCAATGGAAAAGACATTATTTTGTTGGCAGAAGGACGTTTGGTAAATTTAGGATGTGCAACTGGTCACCCAAGTTTTGTTATGTCTAACTCATTTACAAACCAAACTTTGGCACAAATAGAATTGTGGAACAATGCAGCTGCTTACGAGAATAAAGTATATATGTTACCAAAACATTTAGATGAAAAAGTAGCCAAATTACACTTAGCAAAAATAGGAGTAGAGTTAACAGAATTAAGTAAAGAACAAGCCAATTATATTGGTGTAACTGTAGAAGGGCCTTATAAACCAGAGCATTATAGGTACTAA
- a CDS encoding S24 family peptidase, translated as MKKEEVKLVKKTKKSYRVARPNQTGFSSPATHYTEPRIDLNDALIENPSSTFYVRVSDNSFSEFEIFEKDVLIIDKSLTPKNNQLAVVVQEGCFQINRIACNSKEEIQLWGVITYIIKSAL; from the coding sequence GTGAAAAAGGAAGAAGTAAAATTAGTTAAAAAAACGAAAAAAAGCTACAGAGTTGCGCGTCCAAATCAAACGGGTTTCTCAAGTCCTGCAACACATTATACAGAGCCAAGAATCGATTTAAACGATGCTTTAATCGAGAATCCTTCGTCCACTTTTTATGTTCGAGTTTCAGATAATAGTTTTAGTGAATTCGAAATTTTCGAAAAAGATGTTCTAATTATCGACAAATCGCTTACGCCAAAAAACAATCAATTAGCAGTTGTTGTGCAAGAAGGATGTTTTCAAATTAATAGAATAGCCTGCAATTCTAAAGAGGAAATTCAACTTTGGGGCGTAATTACTTATATTATAAAA
- a CDS encoding type II toxin-antitoxin system VapC family toxin encodes MKYLLDTNICIHLFRGKFNLIEKFKEINLDDCAISEITLAELTFGAENSPNPKKNYKIIDAFSEQVKILPIFNSIKIYAKEKVRLRKKGTMISDFDLLIGATAIGNDLIMITENVKEFERISDISLENWVIR; translated from the coding sequence ATGAAATATTTATTAGATACTAATATTTGTATTCACCTTTTTCGCGGAAAATTCAATCTAATAGAAAAATTTAAAGAAATAAATTTAGACGATTGTGCAATTTCAGAAATTACGTTAGCTGAATTAACTTTCGGAGCAGAAAATAGCCCAAATCCAAAGAAAAACTACAAAATTATTGATGCTTTTTCAGAGCAAGTAAAAATACTTCCAATTTTCAACTCAATTAAAATTTACGCAAAAGAAAAAGTACGTTTAAGAAAAAAAGGAACAATGATAAGTGATTTCGATCTTTTAATTGGTGCAACAGCAATTGGAAATGACCTAATTATGATTACAGAAAACGTAAAGGAATTTGAGCGTATTTCTGATATAAGTTTAGAAAATTGGGTAATTAGATAG
- a CDS encoding SLC13 family permease translates to MQSTKKIGLLLGPLLFFLIQFLPITLVSEKADAVIAVAVWMVIWWITETVNIAITALLPLILFPLLKIMNIADVGANYGSPIIFLFFGGFVLALALEKVNLHKRIALNIVKLTGTTPNKVVLGFILATAFMSMWISNTASTVVMLPIAISVIRLLIKDEDGFTKGDKNFALSIMLGIAFGANAGGIATVIGTPPNSVLIGLLENQYNIQISFLTWISFGLPFSLLIITAVYVVLVKWMFPCKDILFTASGNIIDDEIKKIGKISKEEKRVLTVFAIIVLLWVTRTIINSIFPALKLSDTIISLIGAVSLFAIPLNFKKGNFILEWKDTEKLAWGILFLFGGGLALAKGMASSGLVDLITETISAGNFPVLLTVSLLILLMLFMTELMSNVALVAVLAPVVAGIAIGLKIPILNLLIPVTMASSCAFMLPMATPPNAIVFASGYVKVNQMVRAGIVLNLIAVGLLILYYQFVIPLFF, encoded by the coding sequence ATGCAATCAACTAAAAAAATAGGCTTGCTTTTAGGCCCATTATTATTTTTTCTTATCCAGTTTCTACCAATTACTTTAGTATCAGAAAAAGCAGATGCAGTAATTGCAGTGGCTGTTTGGATGGTAATTTGGTGGATTACAGAAACTGTAAATATTGCAATTACAGCCTTGTTGCCACTTATTTTATTTCCATTATTAAAAATTATGAATATTGCAGATGTTGGTGCCAATTATGGGAGTCCAATTATCTTTTTATTCTTTGGTGGTTTTGTGTTGGCTTTGGCTTTAGAGAAAGTAAACTTACACAAAAGAATTGCGTTAAATATTGTAAAACTTACAGGAACAACGCCCAATAAAGTAGTGTTGGGTTTTATTTTGGCAACTGCTTTTATGAGCATGTGGATTAGCAATACAGCATCTACAGTTGTAATGTTACCCATAGCAATATCGGTAATTAGGCTTTTAATAAAAGACGAAGATGGTTTTACAAAAGGCGACAAAAACTTTGCATTAAGCATTATGTTAGGAATTGCTTTTGGCGCAAATGCTGGTGGCATTGCCACAGTTATTGGTACACCACCAAATTCGGTTTTAATAGGACTTTTAGAAAATCAATATAACATTCAAATATCTTTTTTAACTTGGATAAGCTTTGGTTTGCCTTTTTCTCTATTAATAATTACTGCAGTCTATGTTGTTTTAGTAAAATGGATGTTTCCTTGCAAAGATATTTTGTTTACAGCATCAGGAAATATTATAGACGATGAAATAAAAAAAATAGGTAAGATATCCAAAGAAGAAAAAAGAGTTTTAACTGTTTTTGCGATTATAGTATTACTTTGGGTTACTAGAACCATTATCAATAGTATTTTTCCAGCATTAAAATTGTCTGATACCATTATTAGTTTAATAGGTGCTGTTTCCTTATTTGCAATTCCACTAAATTTCAAAAAAGGGAACTTTATTTTAGAATGGAAAGATACTGAGAAATTAGCTTGGGGAATTTTATTTCTTTTTGGTGGAGGTTTAGCACTCGCAAAAGGTATGGCTTCCAGTGGTTTGGTAGATTTAATAACTGAAACAATTTCGGCTGGTAATTTCCCAGTTTTACTCACAGTTTCTCTATTAATTTTATTGATGTTGTTTATGACAGAATTAATGAGTAACGTAGCTTTAGTAGCAGTTTTAGCACCAGTTGTAGCAGGCATTGCAATCGGTTTAAAGATTCCTATTTTAAACTTATTAATTCCTGTAACTATGGCAAGTAGTTGTGCATTTATGTTGCCAATGGCAACACCACCCAATGCCATTGTTTTTGCGAGTGGTTATGTAAAAGTAAACCAGATGGTTAGAGCAGGAATTGTACTAAACTTAATAGCTGTTGGATTGTTAATTTTGTATTATCAGTTTGTAATTCCGCTCTTTTTTTAA
- a CDS encoding DUF1569 domain-containing protein, with translation MKTNTSTLENQLTQIENYIPYFERINTKASKANVAWHLDHSLKVINSVVGVLQNSNPNLYKDNFSFLGKVLLKFNFFPKGKAKAPKHVLPPEIVLKEDIISQLVLAKANIREIEKLDVNAYFKHPLFGNVNKVRVIPFLKAHTNHHLKIVKSILK, from the coding sequence ATGAAAACAAACACTTCAACTTTAGAAAACCAATTAACTCAAATAGAAAATTATATTCCATATTTCGAGCGTATAAATACAAAAGCTTCAAAAGCGAATGTTGCTTGGCATTTAGACCATAGTTTAAAAGTCATAAATTCTGTTGTTGGTGTTTTACAAAATTCAAACCCAAATTTGTATAAAGACAATTTTAGTTTCTTAGGAAAAGTATTGTTAAAGTTTAACTTTTTTCCAAAAGGAAAAGCAAAAGCACCAAAACATGTTTTGCCTCCAGAAATTGTTTTAAAAGAAGATATTATTTCTCAGTTAGTTTTAGCAAAAGCAAATATCAGAGAAATCGAAAAATTAGATGTAAATGCTTATTTCAAACATCCTTTGTTTGGAAATGTAAATAAGGTAAGAGTTATTCCTTTTTTAAAAGCCCATACAAATCATCATTTAAAAATTGTAAAAAGTATTTTAAAATAG